One window of the Conexibacter sp. SYSU D00693 genome contains the following:
- the def gene encoding peptide deformylase encodes MADQPDTVEVAPDEEAEAPRLDPEVAARRRAALAHVRQFGDPVLKTRAREVEHFDQALRDEVARMGGLMHDALGIGLAATQVGIPHRLLVYRVEHDSPINALVNPVLEWSSKEEEWAEEGCLSLPGVQVDVERPVYVRVRAQDPTGAPLLIEASGLEARVIQHEMDHLDGVLILDRTPRDQRKQAMRVLRAALDGQAA; translated from the coding sequence ATGGCCGACCAGCCCGACACCGTCGAGGTCGCCCCCGACGAGGAGGCCGAGGCCCCGCGCCTGGACCCCGAGGTCGCGGCGCGCCGCCGCGCCGCGCTCGCGCACGTGCGCCAGTTCGGCGACCCGGTCCTGAAGACCAGGGCGCGCGAGGTCGAGCACTTCGACCAGGCGCTGCGCGACGAGGTCGCCCGCATGGGGGGCCTCATGCACGACGCGCTGGGCATCGGCCTGGCCGCCACCCAGGTCGGCATCCCGCATCGCCTCCTCGTCTACCGCGTCGAGCACGACAGCCCCATCAACGCGCTGGTCAACCCGGTCCTCGAGTGGTCCTCCAAGGAGGAGGAGTGGGCCGAGGAGGGCTGCCTCTCGCTGCCCGGGGTGCAGGTCGACGTCGAGCGCCCGGTCTACGTCCGCGTCCGTGCGCAGGACCCGACGGGCGCCCCGCTGCTCATCGAGGCCAGCGGCCTCGAGGCCCGGGTGATCCAGCACGAGATGGACCACCTCGACGGCGTCCTCATCCTCGACCGCACGCCGCGCGACCAGCGCAAGCAGGCCATGCGCGTCCTGCGCGCAGCGCTCGACGGCCAGGCCGCCTAG
- the priA gene encoding primosomal protein N', with the protein MTSVVRVEPLTTARALRGPFDYARPDGAQVGTVLEVPFGHQTLRAVVTELADRSEHDLAQPIRVLPDRVPPDLVDLALWMAREYCSTPARGLGLVLPPRGVKERTELWAHAARAPEEGERLTDNQRALLATLPRPTGKDLQALRRLEGRGLVEIAPRGVRRAPEHVAVGTRREPPALNADQAAALRRIEGARPGERLLLHGITGSGKTEVYLRAAATTLAEGRAVLVLVPEIGLTPQMVSRVVERFGDTVAVLHSQLSPGERYDEWRRLRSGEARVCVGPRSAVFAPMADLGLVVVDEEHDGSYKHEGDPRYDARLVAEHRARAHGAVLVCGSATPRPESLATLTRIRLDRRADGAPLPPVEVVDLTEAGGLLHRRTHEALVDARKAIVLLNRRGWSNFLTCRSCGHVWQCPQCDVALVLHRHDGLLACHHCGHRERIPQACTACGSVSIARHGTGTERLEAELAALDRPVFRLDAATADAARTLAAFQAAPRAVLVGTQLVAKGHDFPDVDLGVVVDADSTLRFPDFRAEERTFALVTQLAGRAGRGGRGRVLVQTIDPDAPAIAFAAQHDSDGFLRGELERRRALRYPPFSTLIRIVCSSPDAGVPLAAAQAVKDHLDGVPALGPAPLFRLRGRERAQVVVKAPDRAPAIAAVDAAVRAVAGGREHKRASFSVDVDPQ; encoded by the coding sequence GTGACGTCCGTGGTCCGTGTCGAGCCGCTGACGACGGCTCGGGCGCTGCGCGGGCCGTTCGACTACGCGCGCCCGGACGGGGCGCAGGTCGGCACGGTGCTCGAGGTCCCGTTCGGCCACCAGACGCTGCGGGCCGTGGTCACCGAGCTCGCCGACCGCTCCGAGCACGACCTCGCGCAGCCCATCCGGGTGCTGCCCGACCGGGTCCCGCCGGACCTCGTCGACCTCGCGCTGTGGATGGCGCGCGAGTACTGCTCGACGCCGGCGCGCGGCCTCGGCCTCGTCCTGCCGCCGCGGGGGGTCAAGGAGCGCACCGAGCTGTGGGCCCACGCCGCCCGCGCGCCCGAGGAGGGCGAGCGGCTCACCGACAACCAGCGGGCGCTCCTGGCGACGCTGCCGCGGCCGACGGGCAAGGACCTGCAGGCGCTGCGCCGGCTCGAGGGCCGCGGGCTGGTGGAGATCGCGCCGCGCGGCGTGCGCCGCGCGCCCGAGCACGTCGCGGTCGGCACGCGGCGCGAGCCGCCGGCGCTCAACGCCGACCAGGCGGCGGCGCTCCGGCGCATCGAGGGCGCACGGCCCGGGGAGCGGCTGCTGCTGCACGGCATCACCGGCTCGGGCAAGACCGAGGTCTACCTGCGCGCGGCGGCCACGACCCTGGCCGAGGGGCGGGCAGTGCTGGTCCTGGTCCCCGAGATCGGGCTGACGCCGCAGATGGTCTCGCGCGTCGTCGAGCGCTTCGGCGACACCGTGGCGGTCCTGCACTCCCAGCTGTCCCCCGGCGAGCGCTACGACGAGTGGCGGCGGCTGCGCAGCGGCGAGGCGCGCGTCTGCGTCGGGCCGCGCTCGGCGGTGTTCGCGCCGATGGCCGACCTCGGGCTCGTCGTCGTCGACGAGGAGCACGACGGCTCCTACAAGCACGAGGGCGACCCGCGCTACGACGCGCGGCTCGTCGCCGAGCACCGGGCCCGCGCCCACGGCGCCGTCCTGGTGTGCGGCAGCGCCACGCCGCGGCCCGAGTCGCTGGCGACGCTCACCCGGATCCGGCTCGACCGCCGCGCCGACGGCGCGCCGCTGCCGCCCGTCGAGGTCGTCGACCTCACCGAGGCGGGCGGCCTGCTGCACCGGCGCACGCACGAGGCGCTCGTCGACGCGCGCAAGGCGATCGTGCTGCTCAACCGCCGGGGGTGGTCGAACTTCCTCACCTGCCGGTCCTGCGGCCACGTCTGGCAGTGCCCGCAGTGCGACGTCGCGCTGGTCCTGCACCGCCACGACGGGCTGCTGGCCTGCCACCACTGCGGCCACCGCGAGCGCATCCCGCAGGCGTGCACCGCGTGCGGGTCGGTGTCCATCGCCCGCCACGGCACGGGCACCGAGCGCCTCGAGGCCGAGCTCGCCGCGCTCGACCGCCCGGTCTTCCGCCTCGACGCCGCCACGGCCGACGCCGCCCGGACGCTCGCCGCCTTCCAGGCCGCACCCCGCGCCGTCCTCGTCGGCACGCAGCTCGTCGCCAAGGGCCACGACTTCCCGGACGTCGATCTCGGCGTCGTCGTCGACGCCGACAGCACGCTGCGCTTCCCGGACTTCCGCGCCGAGGAGCGGACCTTCGCCCTCGTCACGCAGCTCGCCGGCCGGGCCGGGCGCGGCGGCCGGGGCAGGGTGCTCGTCCAGACGATCGACCCGGACGCGCCCGCCATCGCCTTCGCCGCCCAGCACGACAGCGACGGCTTCCTGCGCGGCGAGCTCGAGCGCCGGCGCGCCCTGCGCTACCCGCCGTTCAGCACGCTCATCCGGATCGTCTGCTCCAGCCCGGACGCCGGCGTCCCGCTCGCGGCCGCCCAGGCGGTCAAGGACCACCTCGACGGGGTCCCGGCGCTCGGCCCGGCCCCGCTGTTCCGCCTGCGCGGCCGCGAGCGCGCCCAGGTCGTCGTGAAGGCGCCCGACCGCGCCCCGGCCATCGCGGCGGTCGACGCCGCCGTGCGCGCCGTCGCCGGCGGCCGGGAGCACAAGCGCGCGTCCTTCAGCGTCGACGTCGACCCCCAGTGA